TAGACGTCATCCTGGGCGAGGATATGTTGCGCGGAAACTGTATCGCGCTCGATTTCGCTAACAGCCGATTGGCCCTCGCAAAAACTGGAAGCTTTACCGGTGGGGCGGACTGGGCACCTTCGGCGCTCGGACGGGGTGCCAAACGCGAGCTCTTTATTTCCGCTTCAATCGAAGGACGCACGCCCGTTCCGCTCATGTTCGACTTGGGAAACTCCACCGCGTTAATGTTGTCCTCGGCTTATCTCGAGGCTCAAGGCATCTTGCAGGGGCGGAGGACGTCGACCGCCGCCTACGGCGGAGTTGAAGGCGTTCGGCTAGCAAAAATACTCACGGTGCGAGATCTGACGATTGGCGCAGCAGGGGTTTTTGCACTTCCAGCGCTAGGCATTGCGAACTGGCTATCGGTCGACACCGTCGGAAACATTGGCCTGCCACTCATAGCGCAGTTCGATGTGATGCTTGACGTAACCGCGGGATTTGTCTGGTTTCGTCGACCCCCATCGCAACATCGGCTGCCGATGCTCAAGGACCGTAGCGGCTTGGGCTTGGCGGGATCGGCCGATGCGCTGACAGTCGTTCATGTCGCGCTATCCAGCCCTGCGTCAGCAGCCGGCTGGGTTGCGGGAGAACGTATTGTGGCCATCAATGGCCATCCCGTTGATCCGAGCTACACGCGTGGATCTTTGTGGGCGTGGCGTTTCGACGCCGCGGGAACGGTCGTGAAGCTGGAATTGGCAGAGGGAAGCATGCGCGAATTAACACTCGCCGACTATTACTGATTTGGGGCAAGACGCGCAGAGCGTTCGCGGTCCGCGCGGTGCAATCAGCGTAGTTTTGCCGGCATGCCCCGAACCGTCACGGCTTATATGCCAGCTCGCCCCGGGAGAAGGTCAGGCGGGGGGAACGGACCGTGAGTCCGTGCGCGATCATCGCTTTCGAAGCAACCGATGCCGCTCTCCAAGCCTCCGATCTCTATTGCGTTCTAGCGGCGACCTTCTGCCCGCTATCAAGCACGACCTCGCACACCGGCTTCCGGAGCCCCGGCCAGTAGAAATTTCACCAGATCCACCAGTGCTTTGGCGTTGATCGCGAAAATCAGCAGCGCGAGCCCCAGATAGCCCCATCCCAGCCAGGTCAGGCTGATGATCGTGCGAGCCTCGTTGCCTTGCCAGACGACCGCCAACACTACCTGTGCCACAAACAGACCGGCAAGTGCGACGGCGCTGCCGAGGCCCAGGCGCAGCCGCAGCAACAAGGCGATGCCAAACAGGGACTGTGTCGCAGTGAGGAAGAACTCTTCGTGCTGACGCGCGTCGAGCGGCAGGGGCGACAGATGGCCCGCGCCGAGGCTGAGCGCGAGCGGCAACATCCCGACCAGCAAGGTCCACTGATTGATCTTGTCTGATATCATGGTCGCCAGGCCATTTTCGGCACGGCCCGAGAGCACAAACAGCACGGCGACCACCACGGCCGGCGCTTCGCTCGCGAGCGGCGCCAGCCATTGGATGAGCAAGAATTCGTCGAACCCAAGCACGCGTCCGGAGTCGACCATCGCCTCCGCAAAGGGTTCGGCCGACAGCAGAATCACCGCCATTGCGGTAAGGGTTAGCGCCCCCATCACGAACCACTGCTGGCGCGAAGGGAGCACGCTGAGCGCCGCTGCCGGGCCGGGCTCATCGTCGGAGTCGCCTTCGCCGCCCTCCTCTGCAAGGCTCGCGCGCCAGACATAGAGGCCGAACATTGCAACCAACAGGGCGGTATCGACGATGGTGATGGCGTTCTTGAACAAGATATTGAAGGCATAGAGGCTGGGCAGCAACAGAAAAACTATCTCGGTTCTGTTGGTGGGCCGCAACGGAATCGCACGTTCGCGCGTCCGGCGCCAATGCAGCAGAACCAGCAATGGCCAGGCAAGTCCGACCAGCAAACGATTGGCGCCAGTCATGTTGGCTGCCGCGTAGTGCACATAATTCGAACCCGGGTTCGCTCCGGCGGAATAGGCGTAGTAGAAGTCGACCGCATATTCGGGCAGAACGGTAATCAGCGCTACAATCGCCACGATCAGTCCGGCGGAGATGCGCTTTTCGGCAGCCTCGGCGCCCCAAGACAAATAGAAACCTGCGCCGAGAATCGCGACACCGAATATCAATGCGTCGAGCAGCGGATTGGGGCGCCATCCCGTCGTTCTAAGAATGATCGCCGGCGCCATGGCTGCCGCCGTGATGACAAGCAGTACGACAAATTGCCGCATCGATCGGGGGCGAGGACTATCTGCAACCGGTTGGAAGTTCACGGGCCTTACTCCTGCTTTGGAGGGCTTTTGGGCTGGCATTTGTCTGGAGCTTATACATCCTGACGAGCGATCGCGCTCTTCAACCTGGCTGCGCCGCCGCCGCCGAGGTGATCAGTCCGGTTCCCGGCATGTCGCTCCGTATTTCAACGAACGCGGGCAACTTGCCTTCTTGATCCGCAATTTCAATGACGACGGCCCCGTCACTCTCAAGGACATACCGGCGACGACCGTGGGCTGACCGGCCAAATCCGATCAATGCCTCTGAAAGAGTGGCCCCAGCGAGATGCGTGTCCCGTGCTTGAGACGCAGCCGTCTCGAAGACCTTGCGATCGCCAGAAGAAGCGGTCTCATCGGTATAAGTGCGAAGTAGCTTGGTTTCATTTCCCACAACGCGCTCCCATCTTCACGCTGCCGCAAGTGGCGCTGCTGCCACTCCGCGGTCTCTTGGTTCGCTTGCGGCGCGCCGCGATCCGTTCACCCCGGCCTTCGATATTGCATGCAGAACAAGACGGGTGTCAATCGGCGTGCAAATGGCGCTCTGACGCAGTTTTGATGATAAGCTTGTTATGAAATCTCGCCTCAGCCATTGGCTCGGCTATTTCGGACCCATGATTTGGGAACCTACCGTTGGGGCGGATCGAAGGCCTCGTCTCGGAGCTTGCCCGAGGATATGCTACCCCGAAAATGGATGTTCGCGGAGCGATCAGCAGGATGACTCCATTCTCCTTGTCTGTGAACGGAGCGATGGTCTGTGGAGAGGCGTCTCGGAAAACAAAAAATAACGCATGCCAAGCCGTGGCATGCTCATAAGTTTGCCTGTTTGGCACTTGCAACATGGCACTTGGAATCTGACAACCCAATTAGGATGCCGCACGCCTCCATCGGTCGAGATCCAGAACATCTCTCGCGCAGGTCGACTAGGTGCTGCCTCAACTGCAACAGCGCGGCCACGCGCACTTCCACCTGCTGAATATGGGTGTCAAGTAGCACATTGATTCCGCCACAATCCTGCGTCGGGTTGTCTTTCAGGCCTAACAATGTCCGAATCTCGCTCAACGTCATGTCGAGCGAACGGCAATGACGAATGAACTGCAAGCGCTCGATGTGTGCATCGCCGTACAGCCGGAAGTTGCCACCGCTTCGCGCCGGCTTCGGCATCAGCCCTTCCTTCTCGTAATAGCGAACGGTCACGACCTCGCACCCGGAGCGCTTGGCGAGGTCGCCAATCCTGATTTCCATGCCTCAATCTCCATTTATCGCTTGACTCTATAGCTACTATAGAGAGCTACATGAAGTCTGAATAGACGACCTGAAGGAGGTATCCGTGAGCGAATGTTCTTCAAAGGGGTGTGGCCACCCGGTCGGCCCGATCGTTCAACCCACGGCACAAGCCCTGCGAGCAACCAAATCAACTCAGGCGGTGTATCGCATCGAGAACATGGATTGCCCCACGGAAGAGGCGTTGATTCGTAGCAAGCTCGCCGGGCTTGAGGGTGTGGCGGGTCTCGAATTCAATCTGATGCAGCGTACTTTGGTCGTTCAGCACGAACTGCCTTCGCTGACGTCCGTTGAGCAAGCGCTAGCAGCCATTGGCATGCAGGCTGTGCGCATGGATGGGACGTCGGCCGAGCAAACGACGAAGCTGTCCATTGCCAAAATGGATTGCCCTACGGAAGAGGCGTTGATCCGCAACAAGCTGGGCGCAATGGCCGGGGTTGCCGATCTCGATTTCAACCTGATGCAGCGCACGTTGTCGGTCCGCCATGCTGACCAGGCTCTTCCTGATGTCCTCGCGGCACTGCGAACGCTTGGATTAGAGGCGCAGGTAATGGACGCGGCGGAGGCTTCCTCTTCAACCGCTTCCCCTGTGAACACGCCGACCAAGTGGTGGCCGCTGGTCATCTCCCTTGTAGCGGCATCCGCTGCCGAGGGGGTCTACTGGTTCAACAACGGCAATCATTGGTCGGTCGTCGTTCTTGCGCTCGTCGCAGTCTTCACGGGCGGCCTTTCCACCTACAAGAAGGGTTGGATCGCACTCAAGAACCGTAACCTCAACATGAACGCCCTGATGTCGATTGCCGTCACGGGCGCCATGTTGATCGGCCACTGGCCGGAAGCGGCGATGGTGATGGTCCTGTTCTCGCTGGCCGAAGTGATTGAAGCCAAATCGCTGGATCGCGCTCGCCATGCAATCCGCGGCCTGCTCGACCTGGCCCCGGAAATGGCCACGGTGAAACAGGCTGACGGTACATGGCGCGAGGTGGGCGCGAAGCAAATCACCATCGGCAGCCGCGTCAGGGTCAAGCCAGGTGAGCGCATCGCCCTCGATGGAGAGGTGCTGGAAGGCCGCTCCACAGTCAACCAAGCCCCGATCACGGGCGAAAGCCTCCCGGTCGAAAAATCCTCGGGTGATCCGGTGTTCGCGGGCACGATCAACGAATCCGGGTCATTCGAGTACCACGTCACCGCCGTGGCCAGTGACTCCACACTGGCCCGCATCATTCACGCTGTAGAGGCTGCTCAGGGGAGCCGTGCGCCGACCCAGCGTTTTGTCGATCAGTTCGCTCGTTGGTATACGCCAATCGTGTTCGGCCTAGCAATCGCCGTCGCATTGCTGCCCCCGCTTCTTGTGGGCGCGGCCTGGCTCGACTGGATATACCGTGCGTTGGTTCTGCTGGTTGTCGCCTGCCCGTGCGCACTGGTGATCTCCACGCCGGTCAGCATCGTCAGCGGCTTGGCTGCAGCCGCCCGCCACGGCATTCTCATCAAGGGCGGCGTCTATCTGGAAGAAGGCCGCAAGCTGCGCTGGCTGGCTCTGGACAAGACCGGCACGATCACGCACGGCAAGCCTGCGCAGACCGATTTTGTGCCATGGGGCGATGTATTCGCTTCCGACGGTCGTAGCATCGCCGCCAGTCTGGCGGCCCGCTCAGATCATCCGGTGTCCAAAGCGGTGGCGCAGGCCGCGCAGGCTGATGCGATTTCCCTACTCGACGTGACCGAGTTCAGTGCGCTGCCCGGTCGGGGTGTGCAAGGCAAAGTCAACGGTGAGGTCTATCATCTTGGTAACCATCGGATGCTCGAAGAACTGGGACAATGCACGCCAGAGCTGGAACAACGCATTGCGGCGCTGGAGACCACCGGCAAGACCGTCGTGATGTTGGTAGGGACAAGGGGTGTCCATGCCTTATTCGCCGTAGCGGATACCATCAAGGACAGCAGCAGGAGTGCCATTGCTGAGCTGCATGTACTGGGCATCAACACAATGATGCTGACCGGTGACAACCACCATACAGCACAGGCTATTGCCGCACAGGCCGGAATAGACCGTGCGCAAGGCAACTTGCTCCCAGAGGACAAACTGCGCGAAGTTGAGGAACTGGCCAGAAGCGGCAAGGTTGGCATGGTCGGTGATGGCATCAACGATGCCCCGGCCTTGGCGCGCGCGGACATCGGCTTTGCGATGGGAGCGGCTGGCACAGATACCGCAATCGAGACCGCCGATGTGGCCCTGATGGACGACAACCTGCGCAAAATTCCGGCTTTCGTGCGTCTATCGCGCGCGACAGCTCAGGTGCTGATGCAAAACATCGTGCTGGCCCTTGGCATCAAGGCAATATTCCTGGTTCTTACCTTCACGGGTCACGCGACCATGTGGATGGCTGTGTTTGCTGATATGGGGGCCAGTTTGCTCGTCGTTGGTAATGGCTTGAGGCTGTTGCGCCGATGAATTGGAAACCCTTTCTCTATGACTGGGGTGGCCTGAACGTCGCGTTGTTTCAAGCCATCAACGCGGGTACGCCCGCCGCCATGGATCCGCTGGCGTGGGTTTTCAGCATCGTGGGAAGTTATTGGACGGC
This genomic stretch from Sphingopyxis fribergensis harbors:
- the cadR gene encoding Cd(II)/Pb(II)-responsive transcriptional regulator, which produces MEIRIGDLAKRSGCEVVTVRYYEKEGLMPKPARSGGNFRLYGDAHIERLQFIRHCRSLDMTLSEIRTLLGLKDNPTQDCGGINVLLDTHIQQVEVRVAALLQLRQHLVDLRERCSGSRPMEACGILIGLSDSKCHVASAKQANL
- a CDS encoding sodium:proton exchanger; the protein is MRQFVVLLVITAAAMAPAIILRTTGWRPNPLLDALIFGVAILGAGFYLSWGAEAAEKRISAGLIVAIVALITVLPEYAVDFYYAYSAGANPGSNYVHYAAANMTGANRLLVGLAWPLLVLLHWRRTRERAIPLRPTNRTEIVFLLLPSLYAFNILFKNAITIVDTALLVAMFGLYVWRASLAEEGGEGDSDDEPGPAAALSVLPSRQQWFVMGALTLTAMAVILLSAEPFAEAMVDSGRVLGFDEFLLIQWLAPLASEAPAVVVAVLFVLSGRAENGLATMISDKINQWTLLVGMLPLALSLGAGHLSPLPLDARQHEEFFLTATQSLFGIALLLRLRLGLGSAVALAGLFVAQVVLAVVWQGNEARTIISLTWLGWGYLGLALLIFAINAKALVDLVKFLLAGAPEAGVRGRA
- a CDS encoding DUF190 domain-containing protein; the protein is MGNETKLLRTYTDETASSGDRKVFETAASQARDTHLAGATLSEALIGFGRSAHGRRRYVLESDGAVVIEIADQEGKLPAFVEIRSDMPGTGLITSAAAAQPG
- a CDS encoding heavy metal translocating P-type ATPase, translating into MSECSSKGCGHPVGPIVQPTAQALRATKSTQAVYRIENMDCPTEEALIRSKLAGLEGVAGLEFNLMQRTLVVQHELPSLTSVEQALAAIGMQAVRMDGTSAEQTTKLSIAKMDCPTEEALIRNKLGAMAGVADLDFNLMQRTLSVRHADQALPDVLAALRTLGLEAQVMDAAEASSSTASPVNTPTKWWPLVISLVAASAAEGVYWFNNGNHWSVVVLALVAVFTGGLSTYKKGWIALKNRNLNMNALMSIAVTGAMLIGHWPEAAMVMVLFSLAEVIEAKSLDRARHAIRGLLDLAPEMATVKQADGTWREVGAKQITIGSRVRVKPGERIALDGEVLEGRSTVNQAPITGESLPVEKSSGDPVFAGTINESGSFEYHVTAVASDSTLARIIHAVEAAQGSRAPTQRFVDQFARWYTPIVFGLAIAVALLPPLLVGAAWLDWIYRALVLLVVACPCALVISTPVSIVSGLAAAARHGILIKGGVYLEEGRKLRWLALDKTGTITHGKPAQTDFVPWGDVFASDGRSIAASLAARSDHPVSKAVAQAAQADAISLLDVTEFSALPGRGVQGKVNGEVYHLGNHRMLEELGQCTPELEQRIAALETTGKTVVMLVGTRGVHALFAVADTIKDSSRSAIAELHVLGINTMMLTGDNHHTAQAIAAQAGIDRAQGNLLPEDKLREVEELARSGKVGMVGDGINDAPALARADIGFAMGAAGTDTAIETADVALMDDNLRKIPAFVRLSRATAQVLMQNIVLALGIKAIFLVLTFTGHATMWMAVFADMGASLLVVGNGLRLLRR
- a CDS encoding aspartyl protease family protein encodes the protein MNGFKMEMEGDGDVMKAGTGVSAIVRRTMMKSLLGFGTVSAMSSARLLLAAPGSLSSWNFGAMSPQWQTIEIANGDTLLVPALVAGTHATAILDSGSGASIISTSFAARIGLSSDEQRTISGLSGKAPVRLVRNVEVSFGGVVRRLPFVVAADLGAASAAFGRSIDVILGEDMLRGNCIALDFANSRLALAKTGSFTGGADWAPSALGRGAKRELFISASIEGRTPVPLMFDLGNSTALMLSSAYLEAQGILQGRRTSTAAYGGVEGVRLAKILTVRDLTIGAAGVFALPALGIANWLSVDTVGNIGLPLIAQFDVMLDVTAGFVWFRRPPSQHRLPMLKDRSGLGLAGSADALTVVHVALSSPASAAGWVAGERIVAINGHPVDPSYTRGSLWAWRFDAAGTVVKLELAEGSMRELTLADYY